Below is a window of Saccharomonospora viridis DSM 43017 DNA.
CCCGTGACCGTGCACGTCACCGACGGACGTGCTCCCGAACTGGACGGGGACTACGACCGGGTGTTGGTGGACGCTCCCTGTAGCGGTCTCGGTGCGCTGCGCCGCAGGCCCGAGGCGAGGTGGCGGAAACAGCCCGGTGACATCGCCGAGCTCACGCGGTTGCAGACCGAGCTGTTGGCCTCGGCGTACCGGTTGGTTCGCCCGGGCGGCGTGGTGACGTACGTGGTGTGCTCGCCGCACTTGGCCGAGACCGAGGGAGTCGTGATGGCGAGTGCCCAACGTCTCGGTGCGGAGCTGATCGACGCGCGGGTGGCGTTTCCGGGTGTGCCCCACCTCGGTGACGGTCCGACGGTGCAGTTGTGGCCGCATCGGCACGGCACCGATGCGATGTTCTGCGCGATGCTGCGCAAACCCGCCTGAGTGTTCCGAAACACTGAAACAGCCATGTGCTGCCGTCCGATTTCGGCTGTCTACACTCGGGAGAGTGGCCCACGAACCGTTGATCGCACCCAGTATTTTGTCCGCCGACTTCGCTGACCTCGGCACGGAGATCGACGCTGTCGCCGGCTCCGGTGACGCCCGAGCGGATTGGGTGCATGTGGATGTGATGGACGGCCACTTTGTGCCGAACCTCACCATTGGACTTCCGGTGGTGGAGTCCTTGTTGCGACGCACCGACCTCCCGCTCGACTGCCACCTGATGATCGAGGACCCCGATCGGTGGGCTCCGGGTTATGCGGAGGCGGGCGCGTACAACGTCACCGTGCACGTCGAAGCCGCCCGTGACCCCGTGATGCTCGCGAAGAACCTGCGGGCGGCCGGCGCGAAGGCGGGGTTGGCCATCAAGCCGAACACGCCGCTCGAGGACTACCTGGACACGCTCAAGCACTACGACACGCTGTTGATCATGTCGGTGGAGCCCGGCTTCGGTGGTCAGGCGTTCATCCCCGAGGTGCTCGACAAGGTGCGTACGGCCCGCAGGCTGGTCGACACCGGTCATCTGAAGCTGCTGGTGGAGATCGACGGAGGGATCAACCCCGACACGATCGAGCAAGCGGCTGAGGCGGGGGTCGACTGTTTCGTAGCGGGGTCGGCCGTCTACGGCGCCGATGACCCGGCCAGGGCGGTCGCGGCATTGCGCGAACGAGCGCGGGCGGCCCGTTCGCGGTGAGTGCGTCGGCGGTGACGGAGCGCGTCGTCCGTGAGGCCATGGAGGTCGCGCTCGCCCTCAGCGCCGGCGTGCGTGGCAACACCAGTCCCAATCCACCCGTGGGGGCCGTGATCCTCGACGCCGAGGGACGCCGGGTCGGGACGGGAGCGACCCAACCGCCTCCCGGCCCGCATGCCGAGGTGGTGGCCTTACGCGAGGCGGGGGAGCGGGCGCGGGGCGGAACGGCCGTCGTCACGTTGGAGCCCTGTTCGCATCACGGGCGGACACCGCCGTGTACGCAGGCGTTGCTCGACGCCGGGGTGGCCGCCGTGCGGTACGCGGTGGCGGATCCGCATCCTGCGGCCTCCGGCGGTGCGGAGAGGCTGCGCGCGGCCGGCGTGGATGTCGCAGGCGGTGTCCTCGCCGAGGAGGTGGCGTCGGGGCCGCTGCGGGCGTGGCTGCACCGGGAACGGACCGGGCGGCCGCATGTGACGTGGAAGTACGCGGCCAGCCTCGACGGCCGGGTCGCCGCGGCCGACGGCACCAGCCGGTGGATCTCGGGGCCGACTTCCCGGGCCGAGGTCCACGCTCTCCGGGCCGCCGTGGACGCCATCGTCGTGGGGACCGGCACCGTACTCACCGACGACCCGTGGCTCACCGTGCGCACTCCCGACGGGGAGCTCGCGCCCCGACAGCCCTTACGTGTGGTGGTGGGCACACGCGGCATACCCGAGGGCG
It encodes the following:
- the rpe gene encoding ribulose-phosphate 3-epimerase, encoding MIAPSILSADFADLGTEIDAVAGSGDARADWVHVDVMDGHFVPNLTIGLPVVESLLRRTDLPLDCHLMIEDPDRWAPGYAEAGAYNVTVHVEAARDPVMLAKNLRAAGAKAGLAIKPNTPLEDYLDTLKHYDTLLIMSVEPGFGGQAFIPEVLDKVRTARRLVDTGHLKLLVEIDGGINPDTIEQAAEAGVDCFVAGSAVYGADDPARAVAALRERARAARSR
- the ribD gene encoding bifunctional diaminohydroxyphosphoribosylaminopyrimidine deaminase/5-amino-6-(5-phosphoribosylamino)uracil reductase RibD; this translates as MEVALALSAGVRGNTSPNPPVGAVILDAEGRRVGTGATQPPPGPHAEVVALREAGERARGGTAVVTLEPCSHHGRTPPCTQALLDAGVAAVRYAVADPHPAASGGAERLRAAGVDVAGGVLAEEVASGPLRAWLHRERTGRPHVTWKYAASLDGRVAAADGTSRWISGPTSRAEVHALRAAVDAIVVGTGTVLTDDPWLTVRTPDGELAPRQPLRVVVGTRGIPEGARVLDSTAETVRIASHDPDEVLALLSERGVVDVLLEGGPTLAGAFVAAGRVDRIIAYVAPTLLGAGPAALGPAGVSTITQAHHWRVEGATMCGEDVRISAVPVTGEGGD